From the genome of Saccharomyces eubayanus strain FM1318 chromosome X, whole genome shotgun sequence, one region includes:
- the PGU1 gene encoding endo-polygalacturonase translates to MILADSILFSTLCAFAVSTPLSKRDSCTLTGSSLSSLSTVKKCSSIIIKDLTVPAGETLDLTGLISGTTVTFEGTTTFGYEEWAGPLISISGSKISVVGASGHVIDGQGAKWWDGKGDSGKVKPKFVKLGLTGTSKVTGLNIKNAPHQVFSVNSCSDLTISSVTVDIRDGDSAGGHNTDAFDVGSSTNVLIQGCTVYNQDDCIAVNSGTTIKFLNNNCYNGHGISIGSVGGRSDNVVNGFWAENNNVIDSDNGLRIKTVEGATGSVKNVNFISNKISGIKDYGIVIEGDYLNGKTTGTVTGGVPISGLVMKDNTGSVASSAKRVKILVENASDWEWSGNSITGGSSFSGCSGIPSGSGASC, encoded by the coding sequence ATGATTTTAGCCGACTCAATACTTTTCTCAACTTTATGCGCTTTCGCTGTCTCGACACCTTTGTCGAAAAGAGACTCCTGTACATTAACGGGTTCTTCTTTGTCCTCGCTGTCAActgtaaaaaaatgtagCAGTATCATCATTAAGGATTTGACTGTTCCAGCTGGGGAAACATTAGATTTAACCGGTTTGATAAGTGGCACTACTGTTACGTTTGAAGGCACAACTACATTTGGATACGAAGAATGGGCTGGTCCATTGATTTCGATCTCAGGGTCCAAAATTAGCGTTGTTGGTGCTTCCGGACATGTTATCGATGGCCAAGGTGCAAAATGGTGGGATGGTAAAGGCGATAGCGGTAAAGTGAAGCCAAAATTTGTGAAATTAGGCTTGACCGGAACCTCGAAAGTTACTGGCTTGAATATCAAGAACGCTCCACACCAAGTTTTCAGTGTCAATTCATGTTCTGATTTAACAATCAGTAGTGTAACTGTTGACATCAGAGATGGTGATTCTGCAGGTGGCCATAACACAGATGCGTTTGACGTGGGTAGCTCTACTAATGTTTTAATTCAGGGATGTACCGTCTATAACCAAGACGACTGTATTGCCGTAAATTCCGGTACAACCATCAAATTCCTCAACAATAATTGCTACAATGGCCATGGTATTTCTATAGGTTCTGTTGGTGGCCGTTCAGATAATGTCGTCAATGGATTTTGGgcagaaaacaataatgttATTGACTCTGATAATGGGTTGAGAATTAAAACTGTTGAAGGTGCAACAGGCTCAGTTAAAAACGTCAACTTTATTAGTAACAAAATTAGCGGCATAAAGGATTACGGTATTGTTATTGAAGGTGATTACCTGAATGGCAAGACAACCGGAACGGTCACTGGTGGAGTTCCTATTTCTGGTTTGGTGATGAAGGACAATACAGGGAGTGTAGCCAGCTCAGCCAAACGTGTTAAGATTTTGGTTGAGAATGCTTCCGATTGGGAGTGGTCTGGGAATTCAATCACCGGTGGTTCCTCCTTTTCTGGCTGTTCTGGGATCCCATCTGGCTCAGGTGCATCATGTTAG